In the genome of Halapricum salinum, one region contains:
- a CDS encoding TasA family protein: MGDRIRLTRRRLLGAALATGVAGAGTGAGTMAAFSDSESSSNNSVQAGTLDLTLDGSSQTVTFLDVMGAEPGDSGQSSVTLGNTGSVAGVPEVEVAAIRSTENGYYGKENGQDGSPSDGELDEHLELRASLDGTTILSRTTADSLSVGDSYTASSTIGGGGSSTFTIEWWLPSDTSDLAQSDGFEFDLTFRLQQA, encoded by the coding sequence ATGGGAGATCGGATTCGACTCACTCGGCGGCGGTTGCTCGGCGCGGCCCTAGCCACGGGTGTGGCCGGCGCTGGGACGGGTGCCGGAACGATGGCCGCCTTCTCGGACTCGGAGTCGAGTTCGAACAACAGCGTTCAGGCCGGGACGCTCGATCTGACGCTCGACGGATCGAGTCAGACCGTCACGTTTCTCGACGTGATGGGTGCAGAGCCGGGCGACTCGGGCCAGTCGTCGGTCACGCTCGGAAACACCGGCTCGGTCGCGGGCGTCCCCGAGGTCGAGGTCGCCGCGATCCGGTCGACCGAAAACGGCTACTACGGGAAGGAAAACGGCCAGGACGGCTCGCCTAGCGACGGCGAACTCGACGAACACCTCGAACTTCGGGCCTCGCTCGACGGGACGACAATCCTCTCGCGGACGACAGCAGACAGTCTCAGCGTGGGTGACAGCTATACTGCCTCGTCGACGATCGGCGGTGGCGGGTCGAGCACGTTCACGATCGAGTGGTGGTTGCCCAGCGACACGAGCGATCTGGCACAGAGCGACGGCTTCGAGTTCGACCTCACCTTCAGGCTTCAACAAGCATGA
- a CDS encoding signal peptidase I has translation MTGIAERFSAIDWRRAATLAAIVAFVFVLGVFVVAAVPQLVGADHSFVVQSDSMSPAIDAGAVVFVSDVPADEISDGDVITYRDSGPDGETRRVTHRVIAVERADGQPQFQTKGDANEDPDPGRVSASQVVGVVNFDLPLVGYVLSILRSPMGIVALVVIPAIALGLSELRALLGAVRADGDDELEETDSEHTEGEP, from the coding sequence ATGACCGGAATAGCCGAACGCTTCAGTGCGATCGACTGGCGGCGGGCCGCGACGCTCGCTGCTATCGTGGCGTTCGTCTTCGTCCTGGGTGTGTTCGTCGTCGCCGCCGTCCCGCAGCTCGTCGGGGCCGATCACAGCTTCGTCGTCCAGTCCGACAGTATGTCGCCGGCGATCGACGCCGGCGCGGTCGTCTTCGTCAGCGACGTTCCAGCCGACGAGATTTCGGATGGCGACGTGATCACCTATCGAGACAGCGGTCCAGACGGCGAGACCAGACGTGTGACCCACCGTGTGATCGCCGTCGAGCGAGCCGACGGCCAGCCACAGTTCCAGACGAAAGGCGACGCCAACGAGGATCCCGACCCCGGGCGCGTCAGCGCCAGCCAGGTCGTCGGTGTGGTCAACTTCGATCTCCCACTGGTCGGCTACGTGCTGTCGATACTTCGGTCGCCGATGGGGATCGTCGCACTGGTCGTGATCCCTGCGATCGCACTTGGGCTCTCGGAGTTGCGGGCACTGCTCGGCGCTGTGCGGGCGGACGGAGACGACGAGCTTGAGGAAACTGACTCCGAGCACACGGAGGGCGAACCGTGA
- a CDS encoding universal stress protein, which produces MALELLLAVGAEDSDRIEAFAETATTVIGDRTARVTLGHVLTEGEYERAVDTIAEHVDRSGRSGVTGRPETGSLHVSVGGESVTASEFEREQSALSPGDAAARIIGQKTLVRDLTAALEDRGIDTEIRGAIGDPADAIVEMIEEVSPDFVVIGGRDRSPAQQAVFGSVSQQILRSVDCPVISVRSNDD; this is translated from the coding sequence ATGGCGCTAGAGCTACTCCTGGCAGTAGGTGCGGAAGACAGCGACAGAATCGAAGCGTTCGCGGAGACGGCCACGACAGTCATCGGGGATAGAACGGCGAGAGTGACGCTCGGCCACGTGCTGACAGAAGGTGAGTACGAGCGGGCAGTCGACACGATTGCCGAGCACGTCGACCGGAGTGGCCGGTCGGGGGTGACGGGACGGCCAGAGACGGGGTCACTGCACGTGAGCGTGGGCGGAGAATCGGTGACGGCCTCGGAATTCGAGCGCGAACAGTCGGCGCTGTCACCCGGCGACGCGGCCGCACGGATCATCGGGCAGAAGACACTGGTTCGTGATCTGACGGCGGCGCTCGAAGATCGAGGAATCGACACGGAGATTCGAGGAGCGATCGGCGATCCGGCCGACGCGATCGTCGAGATGATTGAAGAAGTCAGTCCGGATTTCGTGGTCATCGGCGGGCGAGACCGGTCACCGGCCCAGCAGGCGGTGTTCGGAAGCGTCTCCCAGCAGATCCTCCGGTCGGTCGACTGCCCGGTCATCTCGGTCCGCTCGAACGACGACTAG
- a CDS encoding secondary thiamine-phosphate synthase enzyme YjbQ, whose product MPTVSVSTSEHLEVRDVTEEVTALLPEDADGVATVFVRHTTAGVTVNEAESRLLGDLSDALDGLVPDDGWAHDEIDDNADSHVRAMLVGPSVTVPVSDGQPDLGAWQSILLVECDGPRTRTLQVCPH is encoded by the coding sequence ATGCCGACAGTCTCCGTTTCGACGAGCGAGCACCTGGAGGTTCGAGACGTTACCGAAGAAGTAACAGCGCTCCTTCCGGAAGACGCCGACGGTGTCGCGACGGTATTCGTCCGACACACGACCGCCGGGGTCACCGTCAACGAGGCCGAATCTCGACTCCTGGGCGATCTCTCAGATGCTCTCGACGGTCTCGTGCCCGACGACGGATGGGCCCACGACGAGATCGACGACAACGCCGACAGCCACGTCCGCGCGATGCTCGTCGGCCCGAGCGTGACTGTTCCTGTCAGCGACGGCCAGCCGGATCTGGGGGCGTGGCAGTCGATCCTCTTGGTCGAGTGTGACGGCCCGCGGACGCGGACGCTACAGGTCTGTCCACACTAA
- a CDS encoding RNA methyltransferase — MISVAVVDAETPGNVGTIARAMKNFGVSDLLLVDPPELDPDGEAYGFAGQARKDILPNAREVDFEYLVENYHTVGCTAITNEDARKHVRYPFRTPRELADSLVDVDADTCLVFGRERVGLTNAELAQLDEICAIPAAADYPVLNLGQAATVVLYEMRTLTLEATQLPDPELDRATEREVEGLHDQFETFLAAVDHPEEKRGKAQRLLRRLVGRAHPTDREAVTLRGIFRRAAQRARKADDS, encoded by the coding sequence ATGATCAGCGTCGCGGTCGTCGACGCCGAGACGCCCGGAAACGTCGGCACCATCGCCCGGGCGATGAAGAACTTCGGCGTCTCCGACCTCCTGTTAGTCGACCCGCCCGAACTCGATCCCGACGGCGAGGCCTACGGCTTCGCTGGGCAGGCCCGGAAAGACATTCTCCCGAACGCACGGGAGGTAGACTTCGAGTACCTGGTCGAGAACTACCACACCGTCGGCTGTACGGCGATCACGAACGAAGACGCCCGCAAGCACGTCCGCTATCCCTTCCGGACACCACGCGAGCTGGCCGACAGCCTCGTCGACGTCGACGCGGACACCTGTCTCGTCTTCGGCCGCGAACGGGTGGGCCTGACCAACGCGGAACTGGCCCAACTGGACGAAATCTGTGCCATCCCCGCCGCTGCCGACTATCCCGTGCTGAATCTCGGCCAGGCCGCGACTGTGGTCCTCTACGAGATGCGCACGCTGACGCTCGAAGCGACCCAGCTCCCCGACCCCGAACTCGACCGCGCTACCGAGCGCGAGGTCGAAGGACTGCACGACCAGTTCGAGACGTTCCTCGCTGCAGTTGACCATCCCGAAGAGAAACGCGGGAAAGCCCAGCGACTCCTCCGGCGTCTGGTCGGCCGCGCGCACCCGACCGACCGCGAAGCTGTCACTCTCCGGGGAATCTTCCGACGGGCAGCCCAGCGCGCCCGAAAAGCGGACGATAGCTGA
- a CDS encoding DUF7537 family lipoprotein, whose amino-acid sequence MMERLFSAQTKRIALVVLAVTLVALAGCSTGDDGGDTPAPNGTLTETPTPEPTAEPTPDPTPDPAPDRDIDPAELASSHAAQIDAATSLSTAQQVVFEQRLDGNTSVVTSGVSGAYDLQASVGTETYEEVIQSSLQRMGRSTDVYTAGNETFLRQNSTQTSEPQYGYGQQPYNESTEPSPVTFSNIGWVGVYQQWNASLESQGQTEFRGQTVTEYRAEGIADLPVITQEVNDSFASFDSANATSYVTDDGLVTYTRIEITGTSTDGGALSAILQYSVSDVNATTVEEPDWTDQVNTTG is encoded by the coding sequence ATGATGGAGCGATTGTTCTCCGCGCAGACGAAGCGGATTGCCCTCGTCGTTCTGGCGGTCACACTCGTCGCTCTCGCCGGGTGTTCGACCGGCGACGACGGTGGCGACACGCCGGCGCCGAACGGAACCCTCACCGAGACGCCGACACCTGAACCAACTGCCGAACCGACGCCGGATCCCACACCCGACCCAGCGCCCGATCGGGATATCGATCCGGCCGAACTGGCGTCGAGTCACGCGGCCCAGATCGACGCTGCGACCTCGTTGTCGACCGCCCAGCAGGTCGTCTTCGAGCAGCGACTCGACGGGAACACGAGCGTTGTCACTTCGGGAGTCTCGGGCGCGTACGATCTTCAGGCGTCTGTCGGGACCGAAACCTACGAGGAAGTGATTCAGAGTTCCCTCCAGCGAATGGGTAGGTCCACCGACGTCTACACCGCCGGCAACGAGACGTTCCTTCGGCAGAACAGCACCCAGACGTCCGAACCCCAGTACGGCTACGGACAACAGCCCTACAACGAGTCCACCGAGCCATCCCCGGTGACCTTCAGTAATATCGGATGGGTCGGCGTCTACCAGCAGTGGAACGCGTCGCTCGAATCGCAGGGACAGACTGAGTTCCGTGGGCAGACGGTCACCGAGTACCGAGCCGAAGGGATCGCTGACCTGCCGGTTATCACACAGGAAGTCAACGATTCGTTCGCGAGCTTCGACTCGGCCAACGCGACGTCTTACGTCACCGACGACGGCCTCGTGACCTACACGCGTATCGAAATCACCGGCACCAGTACCGACGGTGGGGCCCTCTCGGCGATCCTCCAGTACTCGGTCTCCGACGTCAACGCCACGACCGTCGAAGAGCCCGACTGGACCGACCAGGTCAATACGACCGGGTGA
- the folP gene encoding dihydropteroate synthase has translation MRTVDAAGLSIGDDHPPRIMGVLNISEESPYKPSVFDDPGQAAEYVDTELIEQGADIVDVGLESANKRFEVLTPEQELDRLQTAIQTIESVGGDAVFSIETRYHEVAEAAIEGGFDMVNDICGFADPKLPAVCADYDVAVAKMASPPNLERPGAVEETPWTERKSGEWADRADYVDEVYEALKQNGLTEKTIVDPAFGGWSEAKTIDDDRETFRRLREFRGLGQPILVSINRKNFLRSIADRSTEEALPVSLAATAMAVERGAHVIRTHDVAETRDAALVGDTFTRSRLRDDDVGVEQLDVTTVSEADRHCERVGTISETAAQSVVEVFELTRLSMTQRDRLASHAPAHGAVFAPGTDDADLLIGSPAAMEALASDVGDEGRLGVALETIAARIE, from the coding sequence ATGCGAACAGTCGACGCCGCGGGGCTATCGATCGGCGACGACCACCCGCCACGGATCATGGGCGTGCTCAACATCAGCGAGGAGTCGCCGTACAAACCCAGCGTCTTCGACGATCCGGGCCAGGCGGCCGAGTACGTCGACACCGAACTCATCGAGCAGGGTGCGGACATCGTCGACGTCGGTCTCGAATCCGCCAACAAGCGCTTCGAAGTGCTCACACCTGAGCAAGAACTCGACCGCCTCCAGACGGCGATCCAGACGATCGAATCCGTCGGTGGCGACGCCGTCTTCTCGATTGAGACGCGCTACCACGAGGTCGCCGAGGCGGCCATCGAGGGTGGCTTCGACATGGTCAACGACATCTGCGGATTCGCCGATCCGAAGCTTCCAGCGGTCTGTGCGGACTACGACGTCGCGGTCGCGAAGATGGCGAGTCCACCCAACCTCGAACGCCCGGGGGCCGTCGAAGAGACGCCCTGGACCGAACGCAAGTCCGGCGAGTGGGCGGATCGGGCCGACTACGTCGATGAGGTCTACGAGGCACTGAAACAGAACGGCCTGACCGAGAAGACCATCGTCGATCCGGCTTTTGGCGGCTGGAGCGAGGCCAAGACCATCGACGACGACCGCGAGACGTTCCGTCGCCTGCGGGAGTTTCGGGGCCTGGGCCAGCCGATTCTGGTGTCGATCAACCGCAAGAACTTCCTGCGATCGATCGCCGACCGCTCGACAGAGGAGGCCCTGCCCGTGAGTCTGGCCGCGACCGCGATGGCAGTCGAACGCGGCGCACACGTCATCAGGACCCACGACGTGGCAGAGACTCGTGACGCGGCACTCGTCGGCGATACCTTCACTCGTTCTCGGCTCCGCGACGACGACGTCGGTGTCGAGCAACTCGACGTGACGACCGTCTCCGAAGCCGACCGTCATTGCGAACGAGTTGGAACTATCTCCGAGACAGCCGCACAGTCTGTCGTCGAGGTGTTCGAACTCACCCGGCTGTCGATGACCCAGCGCGACCGCCTCGCCTCGCACGCACCCGCTCACGGTGCGGTCTTCGCGCCCGGAACGGACGACGCTGATCTGCTGATCGGTTCGCCGGCCGCGATGGAGGCGCTCGCGAGCGATGTCGGTGATGAGGGCCGACTCGGCGTAGCGCTCGAAACGATCGCTGCTAGGATCGAGTGA
- a CDS encoding 6-hydroxymethylpterin diphosphokinase MptE-like protein gives MNFQTWEPIYEAILDDFGFDRAGDERARDVFVGMLRAADSELFDVETLAFSGQTVAVAGAGPSLADDHDVAREADAVVAASSAARTLRADGVDVDCMVTDLDGTPETAIRLTTYGTPVVIHAHGDNNRAIQEYVPQCQLSSVVATTQAAPAPPLRNFGGFTDGDRAAFLADHFGASRLVFPGWDFDDPAVTPMKRRKLTWAERLLYWLERRRDERFAILDGRRESIDTSALPVE, from the coding sequence ATGAACTTCCAGACGTGGGAACCGATCTACGAGGCAATTCTCGACGACTTCGGCTTCGACCGGGCCGGCGACGAACGCGCCCGGGACGTCTTCGTCGGCATGCTCCGCGCGGCGGACAGCGAGCTATTCGACGTCGAGACGCTCGCTTTCTCCGGGCAGACGGTAGCAGTCGCGGGCGCTGGCCCGTCGCTGGCTGACGACCACGACGTCGCTCGCGAGGCCGACGCCGTCGTCGCAGCCTCCAGTGCCGCACGGACGCTCCGCGCAGACGGCGTCGACGTCGATTGTATGGTCACGGACCTCGACGGCACGCCCGAGACGGCGATCAGACTCACGACCTACGGGACGCCGGTCGTGATCCACGCACACGGTGACAACAACCGTGCGATCCAGGAGTACGTGCCACAGTGCCAGCTATCGTCTGTCGTGGCGACGACCCAGGCCGCACCCGCCCCACCGCTTCGAAACTTCGGCGGCTTCACCGACGGCGATCGAGCGGCCTTTTTGGCCGATCACTTCGGCGCGTCCCGGCTGGTCTTCCCGGGCTGGGACTTCGACGATCCGGCTGTGACGCCGATGAAACGGCGCAAACTCACGTGGGCCGAGCGACTGCTCTACTGGCTCGAACGCCGCCGCGACGAACGGTTCGCGATTCTGGACGGCCGCCGCGAGTCGATCGACACGTCCGCGCTGCCAGTCGAGTGA
- a CDS encoding TIGR04024 family LLM class F420-dependent oxidoreductase, which yields MSDTARDIYLPVAAQPSIDTFATFATQAEQLGYDRIWCPETWGRDAVTILTAIAERTDEIGIGTSILNVYSRSPALLGQTAATLQEVSDGRFRMGLGPSGPILVEGWHGTEFESPLRFTRETIEIVKTVVAGEPLEYDGKIHQLSGFRLRFDPPESVPPIDAGGMSPKSVELAGRFGDGWHALMLTPEGLRERIEDFEHGSDLGDRDREDQRITLALPCIALEDRERARYLARNHIAFYVGGMGTFYREALKRQGFEDTAETIAIEWANRNKEAAIEAIGDDLLDELGAVGTPEEARERVADFEAIDGIDAINISFPRAAEPEEIEATIDVLAPE from the coding sequence ATGAGCGATACAGCCAGGGACATCTACCTGCCCGTGGCCGCCCAGCCGAGCATCGACACGTTCGCGACGTTCGCGACGCAGGCCGAGCAGTTGGGATACGATCGGATATGGTGTCCCGAGACGTGGGGACGCGACGCCGTGACGATCCTGACTGCGATCGCCGAACGCACCGACGAGATCGGGATCGGCACCTCGATCCTCAACGTCTACTCACGGTCACCAGCGTTGCTGGGCCAGACCGCAGCCACGCTTCAAGAGGTCTCGGACGGTCGATTTCGAATGGGGCTCGGACCGTCGGGACCGATCCTCGTCGAGGGCTGGCACGGGACCGAGTTCGAGTCGCCGCTGCGGTTCACCCGCGAGACGATCGAGATCGTCAAAACCGTGGTGGCCGGCGAACCACTGGAGTACGACGGCAAGATCCACCAGCTGTCGGGCTTTCGACTCCGGTTCGATCCGCCCGAATCAGTCCCGCCGATCGACGCCGGCGGGATGAGTCCGAAATCGGTCGAGTTGGCGGGCCGGTTCGGCGACGGCTGGCACGCCCTCATGCTCACGCCGGAGGGACTGCGTGAGCGGATCGAGGATTTCGAGCACGGCAGTGACCTGGGTGATCGCGACCGCGAGGACCAGCGGATCACGCTCGCACTGCCGTGTATCGCACTGGAGGATCGGGAACGGGCGCGCTATCTGGCCCGGAATCACATCGCATTCTACGTCGGCGGGATGGGGACGTTCTACCGCGAGGCGCTGAAGCGCCAGGGCTTCGAGGACACAGCCGAGACCATCGCGATCGAGTGGGCAAACAGGAACAAGGAGGCCGCGATCGAGGCCATCGGCGACGACCTGCTGGACGAACTCGGGGCGGTCGGCACGCCCGAGGAAGCCCGCGAGCGCGTCGCCGACTTCGAAGCGATCGACGGGATCGACGCGATCAATATCTCGTTCCCGCGGGCGGCCGAACCCGAAGAGATCGAAGCGACGATCGACGTGCTCGCGCCCGAGTAG
- a CDS encoding SDR family NAD(P)-dependent oxidoreductase, whose amino-acid sequence MHDQYGLDAGAAIVTGASRGIGRTVAERVADEGVDVTICSRDGEEIREVAATITSEYGGECYGIECDVRDTDSVAAMVEATVERFGGVDLLVNNAGASFMANFEDVSENGWDSVVGVNLDGTVNCTRAASEHLKDGGGAVVNVASVAGQQGAPYMSHYAAAKAAVINLTTSLAAEWAGDDVRINCVAPGYVATPGLESQMGISADAIDRGAVDRTVGIEAEIADVVQFLASDAASFLTGETIAPKGRPQIEDTPET is encoded by the coding sequence ATGCACGACCAGTACGGCCTGGACGCCGGGGCGGCGATCGTCACGGGTGCGTCGCGTGGGATCGGACGGACAGTTGCCGAGCGTGTCGCCGACGAGGGCGTCGACGTGACCATCTGCTCGCGAGACGGCGAAGAGATACGGGAGGTAGCGGCCACGATCACGTCCGAATACGGCGGCGAGTGTTACGGGATCGAGTGTGACGTCCGCGATACCGACAGCGTGGCGGCGATGGTCGAGGCCACAGTCGAACGCTTCGGCGGCGTGGACCTGCTGGTGAACAACGCTGGCGCGAGCTTCATGGCGAACTTCGAGGACGTCTCCGAGAACGGGTGGGACAGCGTCGTTGGCGTCAACCTCGACGGGACTGTCAACTGTACCCGAGCGGCAAGCGAGCACCTGAAAGACGGTGGTGGGGCGGTCGTCAACGTCGCCAGCGTCGCCGGCCAGCAGGGCGCACCGTACATGAGCCACTACGCCGCCGCCAAAGCCGCGGTGATCAACCTCACCACCTCGCTGGCCGCCGAGTGGGCCGGCGACGACGTCCGAATCAACTGTGTCGCCCCCGGCTACGTCGCCACCCCTGGCCTGGAATCACAGATGGGCATCTCGGCCGACGCGATCGATCGGGGGGCCGTCGACCGAACAGTCGGAATCGAAGCCGAAATCGCAGACGTCGTTCAGTTCCTCGCCAGCGACGCGGCCTCCTTCCTCACTGGCGAGACCATCGCGCCGAAAGGCAGGCCACAGATAGAGGACACCCCAGAAACCTAG
- a CDS encoding glutaredoxin family protein yields MTRTLYQLDGCPFCEKVADRLDELELDYETVWVEALHSDRNEVKEVSGQRGVPVLVDDDYGVTMAESDRILEFLNRSYA; encoded by the coding sequence ATGACGCGCACGCTCTACCAGCTCGACGGCTGCCCGTTCTGTGAGAAAGTCGCCGATCGACTCGACGAACTCGAACTCGACTACGAGACGGTCTGGGTCGAGGCCCTGCACTCGGATCGCAACGAGGTCAAAGAGGTCTCGGGTCAGCGCGGTGTCCCGGTACTGGTCGACGACGACTACGGCGTGACGATGGCCGAGTCCGATCGGATTCTGGAGTTCCTCAATCGATCGTACGCCTGA
- the msrB gene encoding peptide-methionine (R)-S-oxide reductase MsrB has product MTDSKSRDDLPGTDEEWREMLTEEEYHILRERGTEPKFSGDLLDVDDEGVFRCAGCDAALFDSDSKFDSGHGWPSFYDVVEEGNVETEVDTRHGMRRTEVLCGSCGGHLGHVFDDGPEPTGKRYCINSAALDFDPEE; this is encoded by the coding sequence ATGACGGATTCGAAATCGAGAGACGACCTTCCCGGGACAGACGAGGAGTGGCGCGAAATGCTGACTGAGGAGGAGTATCACATCCTGCGCGAGCGTGGGACCGAACCGAAGTTCAGCGGCGACCTTCTGGACGTCGACGACGAGGGCGTCTTCCGGTGTGCCGGCTGTGATGCGGCGTTGTTCGATTCCGATTCGAAGTTCGACTCGGGACACGGGTGGCCCAGTTTCTACGACGTCGTCGAGGAAGGCAACGTCGAGACGGAGGTCGACACCCGCCACGGGATGCGCCGGACTGAAGTGCTGTGTGGGAGTTGCGGCGGGCACCTGGGCCACGTCTTCGACGACGGACCCGAGCCGACGGGCAAGCGCTACTGTATCAACTCGGCGGCACTGGATTTCGATCCGGAGGAGTAG
- a CDS encoding PH domain-containing protein has product MIHIGGVSLDTPAAAGTESAGNALGETLAAVSDDTDIERTISCRGIEREPDDGGPRSTSNGMLVVTHRAVHVFSEGVETDADDVGSIPFTAIDDAQTSGLVRRRLTITTEEATYEITAEGRPDLNALARFLRRASWSWGRVTPRLDTARTAIEALETDLQAGEIESLERDKHRAKMALSKAQSTAGRLDVAVDAIEGEIDRLRERLQYQQVRWHVLQGEDDAETARAKLANGLAHAAQPLFEDAREHFEQALSLARETRATGSKQIRHRLEEIREQLYDLEVEPRAEAYEAVERALAAESPDGAAKHWRAARTRYDEALETAVETSPIRFQLAWVDANFVRACREYARELETDADEHAANGHDQWARQLYMAADDQLVDALAVAREQDNLDTEPLEAHHERLVGKHADGCFEWPAAEVTSD; this is encoded by the coding sequence ATGATTCACATTGGGGGTGTATCACTGGATACACCAGCAGCCGCGGGTACAGAGTCGGCGGGGAACGCCCTCGGAGAGACGCTGGCGGCGGTCAGTGACGACACCGACATCGAACGAACGATATCCTGTCGTGGGATCGAACGCGAGCCGGACGATGGCGGCCCGAGGTCGACCTCGAACGGGATGCTGGTAGTGACACATAGAGCAGTGCACGTCTTTTCCGAGGGGGTCGAAACGGACGCGGACGACGTTGGGTCGATCCCGTTCACGGCAATCGACGACGCCCAGACTAGCGGGCTGGTCCGGCGGCGACTCACGATCACCACCGAGGAGGCGACCTACGAGATTACGGCTGAAGGACGACCGGACCTGAACGCTCTGGCACGGTTCCTCAGGCGAGCGAGCTGGTCGTGGGGTCGAGTCACCCCACGACTCGACACCGCACGGACGGCCATCGAAGCGCTGGAGACAGATCTACAAGCGGGCGAGATAGAGAGTCTCGAACGCGACAAACATCGAGCGAAGATGGCACTCTCGAAGGCCCAGTCGACCGCGGGTCGGCTCGACGTCGCCGTCGACGCGATCGAGGGGGAGATCGACCGACTCAGAGAGCGCCTGCAGTACCAGCAGGTCCGCTGGCACGTCCTACAGGGCGAAGACGACGCCGAGACTGCGCGTGCGAAGCTAGCGAACGGGCTTGCCCACGCCGCACAGCCGCTGTTCGAGGACGCTCGTGAACACTTCGAGCAGGCGCTCTCGCTTGCGCGGGAGACAAGAGCTACCGGTTCGAAGCAGATCCGACACCGGCTCGAGGAGATACGCGAACAGCTCTACGACCTCGAAGTCGAGCCGAGAGCCGAGGCGTACGAGGCGGTCGAACGAGCGCTGGCAGCCGAGAGCCCGGATGGTGCGGCCAAACACTGGCGGGCAGCTCGAACACGGTACGACGAGGCGCTCGAAACGGCGGTCGAGACGTCACCGATCCGGTTCCAGCTCGCCTGGGTCGACGCCAACTTCGTCCGGGCGTGTCGCGAGTACGCCCGAGAGTTAGAGACCGACGCCGACGAGCATGCTGCAAACGGCCACGATCAGTGGGCACGACAGCTGTACATGGCCGCGGACGACCAGCTGGTCGACGCGCTGGCGGTCGCCCGTGAGCAGGACAATCTCGATACAGAGCCTCTCGAAGCGCATCACGAGCGGCTGGTGGGCAAACACGCCGATGGATGCTTCGAGTGGCCGGCCGCCGAGGTGACCAGCGACTGA
- the dpsA gene encoding DNA starvation/stationary phase protection protein DpsA: MSTQKEVRQEAGTVDENRLRLEQGKAEQIVEALNTDLAATYVLYHQLKKHHWNVEGAEFHDVHVFLGEAAGRAEEAADELAERLQAIGGAPIAGGKNLEEHAPVEPEDEDVYDIRTSLENDLEIYGDIIESLRDHIDLATNLGDHATAELLREILVEVEEDAHHIDHYLEDDSLVQ, from the coding sequence ATGAGCACCCAGAAGGAAGTCCGGCAGGAAGCCGGCACAGTCGATGAGAACCGCCTTCGCCTGGAGCAAGGAAAAGCCGAGCAGATCGTCGAGGCGTTGAACACCGACCTCGCCGCGACGTACGTCCTCTATCACCAGCTCAAGAAACACCACTGGAACGTCGAGGGTGCGGAGTTCCACGACGTCCACGTCTTCCTCGGGGAGGCCGCCGGTCGGGCCGAGGAAGCCGCCGACGAACTCGCCGAGCGCCTGCAGGCCATCGGCGGGGCGCCGATCGCCGGCGGGAAGAACCTCGAAGAACACGCCCCGGTCGAACCCGAGGACGAGGACGTCTACGATATCCGAACCTCGCTCGAAAACGATCTGGAGATCTACGGCGACATCATCGAGAGTCTGCGCGATCACATTGACCTGGCGACGAACCTCGGCGACCACGCGACCGCGGAGCTACTCCGAGAGATCCTGGTCGAAGTCGAAGAAGACGCTCACCACATCGATCACTACCTCGAAGACGACTCGCTCGTCCAGTAG